DNA from Alnus glutinosa chromosome 2, dhAlnGlut1.1, whole genome shotgun sequence:
TACAAAAAGGGTACCGATTAAGCAGGGGCGGAACCAAGATTTTTGATGAGGGGGGAcgaatttacataatttttttacatcaaaatacccattcaattcaaaattataatttcaaatttttatgatATCACATACACACAATAGTAATAGTATAAAGTATTAGTAAAGTAAACTAAGCATAATTTATAGTATAAAGTACTagtaaaataaactaagcacaATTTATAGTTTCCAAGAAAAAAGTTACCTTTGAGCGTAGACTTTTTCTCTTAACAAAATCCCCGAAGCCGAAACCCTAACCAGGCTAACCACACCACTACACCACACCAACTTTACGACCACTCATCATGCACACGTTATTGTGCTTCAAAGTCTAAGAATTTGATGAGACCAAGAGGCAAGAACTGTTGTGGAAATTAACAGAGTCCATAGATTTGGGTTTGTGGGGTTTGGGATTGTTGTGGAAAATTTGGGTGCTTTAATGCTCTCTCGCTTTCTAAAATGGGGTTTGCTGAGAATCGAGGCCTTTTGCTACAATGGGATGCCACGCGTgggaaaatgagaaaaagagatGGTCAGATGGGTGTAGTTGCTTTTTCAGAGGTgaaatgggtaaaaaaaaataataaaaaaaagctcTGAAGGGTTGGCTTGGTGCAGACTCTACAAAGGGGAGGAAGTGGGTTGGAGAgacaaaatataaagaaaattttttagggggaacaattttataattttatatattttaagttaaattttaaaaattttggagGGACGACCAACTAGTTCTGCCCCTACGATTAAGGatatctagaggaaaaggtgaaGGGGAGCCAATGATCTATCACATGAACCAAAATAAAGGTGTTGGTGCGTGTAGCCCACACGCGCCATGGCGACGTGTGGGTTGCACTCGCGGTGGATGGAACAGCAATCAACAAAGATGATAAAGAGACACTTGGGTGGATGAGGGGACAAATGAGCGGACCGAGCAGTAGatctagcttcttcttctttttttacccaaaaaaaaaaaagaagaagaagaaaagaaaagaaacgaaaagaTGATGAAGGAGAAAGGGAGGAGGGGGGAGGCAGAGTTCTTCCCTCCTCCCATGTCTGAACTCACTAGGGAGAGAAAAAGCCTCTCACCAGGAGATGGAGAGTCTCCacaaagagaagagaggaaagGCTTCACGGGGGGCCTTCCCTTCTCTCATGTTTGGCATAATTGGGGAGAAAGCCTCTGGAGAAACTCCAGAGAGGGAGAGCCAGGACAAGAGATAGGGGTGGAGAATTATTGCTTGGAGCTTGCATAGaacaatttgatgaaaatattgATGATGTAGTAACACAATCAACTAAGGGGGAAATACACTTAGCTCCCCAATTTTGGTACTTACACATCCAAATTTTGAAAAGCGATGCTTAACCTCACCCAATTACCACTATGTTACGGTTAACACTCGCCGCCGGCATTTTTCTGTCAAATTAGATGAAAATTGTGTCATGTGACCTGCATTTgactttttcaacaaaattttccaAAATGCCCTTGGCTAAAGCTGCTTTGCCAAAATTGTCcctaaaaatatgaaaaaaataaaaaacaactgaaaaataaatggggTAGTGAACCACTCCACAGCTTGtgggggtggtttgaccacccttGAAAAGGATGTAGGCGTGGTTTAGCCAcccttgaaaattgaaaagggGTGGTTTGACAACCCCACCAATGGTTCGGTtaccctttaatttttttaataatatttaggggcattttgaaaatttcaactAAAAATTTTACGGATGTTGCACATGGCATATTTTTCATCCAATTTGATGAAAGGTACTAGTGGAGGTTGTTAACTGTAACAGAGCGGTAGTTGGGGGAGTCAagtatcaattttttaagttttgaggTATAAGTGTCAAATGGATGTAACTTTGGGGGCTAAGTGTATTTTACCCATCAACTAAATAATCTTTTAAAACTGAATATTTCATACAcacaaaaaaggaagaaaaaaaaaaaaaaaaaacctcgttagattttaattattttaaaaatcatttcctCCATTAATTATTTTGACCCCTCCCCATCCCCCCCGAGGAAACACATTTTACCCCTTCCCCCATGGTATACAcgctttctcttttcttttcttttatctctctctctctctttttattttattttatcatcttgTCTCTGAtatttaaaaagttataatagaCACCTCCAAAGTTTCTGACTTTTTAATGTTGCTCATCCGTTAGTCATTTCCgtcttttttgataaaaatgtGCGTCACACGTGGGTTTCTAGTGGATTAAAAGTCCAAAATGCCCCAATTttcccataaaaaaaattatagccaTTTCCGGCcaatcccaaattttttttccctgtttctgttttttttttttttttttttttttttgttgtatttttccCATAATTTTATACCAATGTAGTTGTTGCAATCATGAGTTGTAACCTTAGATTAAGCACTTCAAGTTTTTCTCTACTGACTGTCAGTAATTGCAAGTTCAACCAAATATTCTTCACGCCCaagaattttcaatttcatttccaATGCTATATCATGGTATGGAATTTACATATATGTCATTATTTTTCTACAGAAGAAATCAATCCCTCCTCTACGTACTTATATTGGTTTGGTGTATTAAGTGCTCTACAACAATTGCGAACTGGTGCAGAAATCTCAAGCACAATGGGATCAGCTTGAGATTTCTGCAGAATCCAAGTCGTGGTGCATGTTGCCTTAGCTTAATTTGAACTTGAAGCAGAAAGTTTCCTCTCTATTCgtgctttattttttctctcgtCAATTCTACTCGTGCTATGGTTGTTTTTGCCGATTTGTTTGCATCTGGTTCTGAACTGAAATTGTCAATGGGATGGATCTTGTCAAAACCCAATCTATTTTTTGAGTGCTTAATCTCCCTTGAAGCTGCATATCCATCGGTTCAGAATTTAGGCGTCATTGACCCATCGGAGTCGGATATGGTTCCTTGCTGATGAGCAGAACCACCATATTCATCTGGATCATTGTCTCTTGATTCAGACCTGGAGAGTTCAACAGCTGCTCTTGCAGCTGCTGCCGCATATTCTGCCGCTTTGAAAGCCTCTTGAGCAGCAGCAGCCGCATCTCTGTATTTCTTCCTTGCTTTTACAGATTCAGACAACTTCTCATCCTCAATTATCTCTTCCAAGTTTGCTGATTTCTTAGGTTCCAGCTGCTTCTGCTTCTGGTTGACATCCAGTTTCTCCTGCATTTATCATTCgaaaattaataaatatcaAAACTTTATTTGATGCAAATTGTGTTCATTATGTAATTTACAAATTTTCCTACCTCGGCGGCAATCACAGGAGCATCTTCCTCTAAATACAGAGTGACTCCAATCTCAGAAGCAATACCCTTTAGGACTTTCAATCTGATTTCCAAGTGTGGTTGTCTTGCTGAAAGCTTTTGTACGATCTAGAGAATCCCAAGACAGAGGTATTGTAAGAGAAATATTCCGGCAATGAGAGACTTAAAAAGAAATATCCAACTCTTTACCTTAGGATTCACTCTGCATTTGTTGCGTAACTCAACAGCACAATTAGCAAAATCTTTCCCAAATCTTGAAGTGAGCATCTGACGGATCTTTTGCAGCTCTGGGAATTCTCCACACCTTGAAGCTGCAAAGATCAGGCTTGATATCCCCTCCTTGAGCTCATCATGACATTCCCTGTAAAAACGCACGAGTATGCATGTGAATCAGTAGATTCCAATAACCATATATATAGCAGTATGAAACTATAGAGAACTTGAGAAACTAACTTGTTTTCAAGTAGCACAGCCCTTTCTATTAAGAGATCACAGTAGTTTCCTATCATGCCAAACGCATCCAACATGTTCTGCTCCTTTATCACATGCTCAACCTGTTGAGAGATCCATTGAAACTCATCAATCATCATgcatatatagagagagagagagagacagagagagagaggggtaagAAATTACACGAaggagagctctttcttgatgaCCAAGTTTAAGGAGTTCAATAACATCAGACTGGGCATGTGAGCACCGGACTTGGCGCTGGTTCTTGAGGATGGAAATCCTGGAGATGGCCATTTTAGCAAGGTTTTTGAGTTTGGAGATGTTGGAATTCCTTCCAAGCAAAGCATCCAGCTTCCTACCCATATTTGCCCCCTTGCTGATGCTGCTGCCCTATACAACACAAACATCTCCTGGAGTAAGAAGCCAAGGaactgccttttttttttttatacactttTAAATTTGACCGTGCTGCCCGGTCGGTTGGATCGAAATAAGAAAAAGTTAACTGATTGGAAATTGACACCTCTGCCCCAAAGCATGGCCAGTTCTTGGTATTTGGGAAGCTTCTGTGTTTTTAGAAGAAACCCAGAAACTTGACCTCTTCTGCACCTGGAGGCTGAGAAAATGTGCATAGGCAGAGTACCAAAACGACCGTTGTTTACTCTTGGTTTAGGAAAAGACTATTCCACCCTTCCAAGTATCATTTTCGCGCTATGACTTTCAGGACCAAATTATAAAGTTTTCATGTTACTAAATCGGTAGGGGTACGTGAGCCTCCAGCATCTGGCTAGTTTAGTAAAAGAACTGAAACTAAATCATGTGATTTCTTCCAATTTGATTGAATCTTTCGTAGCCAAAATGTATTGAGTTTTCATGTGATTAAATCAATAAGccagaaataaaaatgatattccaGAAACCaa
Protein-coding regions in this window:
- the LOC133859354 gene encoding uncharacterized protein LOC133859354, whose translation is MGRKLDALLGRNSNISKLKNLAKMAISRISILKNQRQVRCSHAQSDVIELLKLGHQERALLRVEHVIKEQNMLDAFGMIGNYCDLLIERAVLLENKECHDELKEGISSLIFAASRCGEFPELQKIRQMLTSRFGKDFANCAVELRNKCRVNPKIVQKLSARQPHLEIRLKVLKGIASEIGVTLYLEEDAPVIAAEEKLDVNQKQKQLEPKKSANLEEIIEDEKLSESVKARKKYRDAAAAAQEAFKAAEYAAAAARAAVELSRSESRDNDPDEYGGSAHQQGTISDSDGSMTPKF